The Oncorhynchus clarkii lewisi isolate Uvic-CL-2024 chromosome 12, UVic_Ocla_1.0, whole genome shotgun sequence genome segment TCAACGTCCTAAATTGTTCGAAAGCACGAAATGTTAATGGAAAATTGTGTTTTATTAAGACAGTACACATATTTTCTGGCAGCTCGCCATTAATGATAGCTACGGAAATAAATTATgcctttgcagcctgaatggaggatgctttATGTATGAGCTGGTCCAAGTGGGATAGGAGTGTTTACTGGGAATGCACATTAATCTCAGACTATAGTCTGCCAAGGCTAGGTCATGAGCTTCACTGGACTAAACATCTGCACTAACTGAGAAGGGCAGTGGGAGGGCCTGAGTAACATGCGTGCACATCTACCTCACATTCCATGTGGCTAAAACTGAGCTAATCtattctccttcctctcccaggAACCATGCCTGTGTCTAGGATGAGAATGAGACCTTGGTTGGAGGAAAAGATTGAGTCCAACACCATCAGTGGATTGGTGTGGGTGGACAAGGTAAGACTCATCAGACTCATCTAATGCATTTGTATGTACAAAGGAAACAAATACTCCCTGAAACATTGCAGTGGCGGACACTCATTGTAAGAAGAGAACTTAGTCCAGACATTGACAGCTCCAAGCATATTAAGCACTATTACCCATGAGAAGGACTACTCAAAACCAAGCATGTAGAGGAGAAGCTGAGGTGAGAGATAGGAGGCTCTCATTTGAAACCCATTGCTTTGTGGTTTTTGTCCAGGACAATAAGATTTTCTCCATCCCATGGAAGCATGCTGCACGTCATGGATGGGACTTGAACAAGGACGCATGTCTGTTCAAGCAATGGGCCATGCACACAGGTGAGCAAATAACACATACCTAGACTACCTACTATAGCCCCTCTCATAATAACATTTAATTTTACCGAAGATGCATCATATGCTCTGCGCAATATGCACTTCAGCACCGTAAGGTTTTTCAATATACTTACTGCATCGTAATAACAATGATGTCACTTGTCTGTGGATGCAGGGAAATTCATACAAGGCGAGACTAAACCGGACCCTAAGACATGGAAGGCTAATTTCCGCTGTGCAATGAACTCCCTTCCTGACATAGAGGAAGTGAAAGACAAAAGCATCAACAGAGGGAGTGGAGCGGTGCGTGTCTACAAGATGAAGAACGTCCACTCCAAGCCAAATAACAAGAGGTCAAAAGCAAACACTGTAAAGAAAAATAACAAGGTAAGGTTATATTCCTTTTTTAACTGCAACCCGCTTTAGAATCCCTTCAACCCACTTTAGAATCCCTACAACCCACTTTAGAATCCCTTCAACCCACTTTAGAATCCCTTCAACCCGCTTTAGAATCCCTTCAACCCGCTTTAGAATCCCTTCAACCCACTTTAGAATCCCTACAACCCACTTTAGAATCCCTACAACCCACTTTAAAATCCCTTCAACCCACTTTAGAATCCCTTCAACCCGCTTTAGAATCCCTTCAACCCACTTCAGAACCCCTTCAACCCACTTTAGAATCCCTATCATCATTGTAGTAATGTATTCCCTCTGCTATATAAAGACCTGTGCATGTCTATTTCGGCTGGCTGTATCCAAGCCAGTGTCAACAGAGATGAACATTATAATCTTACTTCATGTTTTGCTATTGTCTCTTCTAGGGGTCACAGATCAAGACAGAGGGAATGTCGTACAGCGAAACCATTTGCCCCGAGGACCTCAATACCAACACACACCCGCAGGAGGACAGTATGACACAGGAAAGCATAGTAGACAGCACAGACAACCTAGATGATTTCACATTTGCCCCAGAGTGTTCCACCAGTGTGGAAATAGGCCCAGACAGCACCAACAACTTCTACACATCTTTCCAAGTGTCACCAGACCACCCCACAGGTAAGATTAACCTTGCTAGATATTTGGGTTTGACTAAACTCTTTGTGTTTGAGTGTGGGCTGCGAATGTAATTGAGGTTTGCACAATGCTCATGCCAATTGCCCTTCTTCAACTTTACAGACTATGAAGACAGTCACCAAGAAACCCTTATTGAGGTAAGTTTGTCTCTACCACTACAAGTTCAGTGTGCTTTTTTAATTATCAGGAATAATCCATGTTTGCCAGATATTCTGTATTGAATACTAGAAATTCTAACACAGTTAAACCTAGCAAAAATTCAACCAGGCTCATCACCTGTGTTTTGCCCATTTAGATGACACAGCTTTGGGAGCAAGGCAGTGTAAACGACAAGGGGTTCCTGAGCAATGAAGTAGACACCTCAGAGTCCTTCGACACTGCAGAGTCTTACCACAGTCCAGAGAGCCAATGGAGTGATAACTCAGGTAAATAAATTATGCTAGATGGAATCAGGCTGTTAATTATACTGTAGTATTCAACGGCAGGATTTCGTCCTGTCTCCATGCATTGTCTTTGTAAAACATTTGTTAGTCAAAATGAAAGACTACAAACAAGGAAAATGAATAGGAAAACTCTGGATTCTGTAGGCCATTGTAAACATATTTGTTAAACAAATCTGTCACATGTAAAACACTGAGACGATTGAGGACAGTGCTTCAATCAATAATATTTCCTTCTCATGTGCATAAGGTGTGAAACATGATAATGCATATATGGTAAATAGATGGCAGACATAGAAGTGAATGATTTGACCAGAGCCTAAGCTTCAGTTTTTACCATTGCATCCAAAATCATCTAACAAGGCCGCTGTCAATATTGCAAAACATAAGACGAAGTCTGTGCCATCTTTCAGCTGTGATTCTCTTGCATTACTGACCTCCTTTGTTTTGTTCGTCTGACAGGGGCGGAAATAGAGCTGCGGCTGTACACAGAACTCATCTCAGGACTACCGATCATTGACGACATCCACCCTTACACCGACTACTGGTCACTGAACAACAACACATCCAGTTATCCCCAACAGATCACATGCCCACTCTGAGGCCCGCTCTCTCAGACCCTGAACAGAACCAAAAGACTTCATTCCCGACTTTTTCTTGAAGTCATGACCTCAAGCTACACCATCTTTGGCATTTGACGAATGCTGCTCTGTGACAGTTGGAGGATCTCTAAAACCTTTGGTAGCATTTTTGAAAGGAAGTATGTCTGGTACTCTCTACTGTGTTTCCACTCTTTGTTAAAATCGTGCTCATAGCTGTATTGTACTCAGTATGAATAGCTCATTTACAAGATCCACAGTTGATATGATGGCAGCTAGCCCGTTGCCAAAACATCACATCAACTCTCCGCTTGGATGAGCAACATCAGGTTTTTCTGTTTCACTGTGACAAAATGTTCCGTTATGTACACACTATATGGTATACAGCACTATATTCCCGGACGATAATCATTCATAACGAACTATTTTGAGAAAATGTCTGTTCATTTGGTGAAAGGTGTTAAAGATGTCATTTtgtgtatatttgtatatatatattttatatcattgttttttttgtttgtacaAATTAAATGAAATGCCAACCTATTGTGAgttgtgtgtatactgtatagtTAATATATTGTATACTATACTTAATATCTAAAAATATTTCTATCTGACATGACATACTTTTAGAGAGGTTTTGATGAGGGGAGAACAGCCTATATAACCGGATGAGTTAGCTATCTAAGACATGGGGAGCTGACGGTGTCCAATGCATCACTGCACAACAGGCAACAGCCTGTGATGCAAGTCTATAGTAACATTGTAAATTACAATGTAATAATTGTAGAATAACACTTTATTGGAAACAGATTGGTTTTGAAGGGAGTCTTATTGCCATTCTTCAAAGTGGCAAGGCTTTTAACAGAGcataaacgtttttttttttaatggtgaAGGGGATTTAACACAGCATTGTGTGTAAATCACATGATTATTCCCAGCTGTTGTAAACTACACTACTATATAAATTAGAGAGGAATTACTTTCTCAGACTCAAGCATATAAAACACTGTTGAATACCGATGCACATTTTTTCATGTCAGGTTTGTAAACGTTTCTCGGAAACGGGTCAAACTACTTTTGCAACTGCTTTCCACAGAAGCTAtaagggcacagggcgagacccagaggcagacacgggaggcagatggttagagtctctgatatttattataatccaaggggcaggcaagagaatggtcgtggacaggcaaaagatcataacaaggtcagagtccagtaggtacagagtggcaggcaggttcgaggtcagggcaggcagtatgtcAGGCAGGTGGGTTCAGAGTCAAGGCAGATAAacaggtgggtggagacaatccaTGTTTTATAATTGTTCTCATTTCTTATTTCGGTAGTTTGACAAATCATCGCAGTGTACTTAATACAAGGTATACATTTTATTGTCCATTGTattatacagtcgtggccaaaagttttgtgaatgacacaaatattaatatccacaaagtttgctgcttcagtgtctttagatatttttgtcagatgttactatggaatactgaagtataattataagcatataattataagcatttcataagtgtttattgacaattacatgaagttgatgcaaggagtcaatatttgcagtgttgacccttctttttcaagaccgtTGCAATCTGCCttagcatgctgtcaattaacttctgggccacatcctgactgatggctggccattcttgcataatcaatgcttggagttggtcagaatttgtggggttttgtttgtccacccgcctcttatGGATTGACCACaatttctcaatgggattaaggtttggggagtttcctggtcatggacccaaaatatcaatgtttttttCTTCCCCGAGCctcttagttatcacttttgccttatggcaaggtgctccatcatgctggcaaggtgctccatcatgctggaaaaggaattgttcatcaccaaactgttcctggatggttgggagaaatTTCTCTCGGaggttggtaccattctttattcatggctgtggtATTAagtaaaattgtgagtgagcccactcccttggctgagaagcaaccgctctccttgaagttcttgatgatccgataaatggctgatttaggtgcaatcttattggcagcaatatccttgcctgtgaagccctttttgtggaaagcaatgatgacggcacgcacgtgtttccttgcaagtAACcatgttgacagaggaagaacaatgattccaagcaccatcctccttttgaagcttccagtctgttattcgaactcaatcagcatgacaaagtgatctccagccttgtcctcgtcaacactcacacctgtgttaacgagagaatcagcTGGTACTTTTGTGGCagtgctgaaatgcagtggaaatgtttttgggggattcagttcatttgcatggcaaaaagggactttgcaattaattgcaattcatctgatcactcttcataacattctgaagtatatgcaaattgccatcatacaaactgacgcagcagactttgtgaaaattaatatttgtgtcattctcaaaacttttggccacgactgtattgaACCATCTTGTTCTACATTCTAAAACTGGAGCTGAAAGAACTGTGCTGAATTTGAGCTAGTCTAGAAATACAGAATCATAATAATATTTAGATATAGAGTATAGTTGTTTaaacatttcattttttattcaaatACTTGTGCAATAATGCTAATGGAGTTTGAGATATTTTCCTCATATCTAGTGACCTGTCCAGAATACTTGACAAGGATGGAATTGGTACAGAGAAATCACCACACTTTCTCCAGGCAACTGTTAGCACGGCAACAGGAGCCTTATccatacatcaaatcaaatcaactgttATTTCTCACATGCTTCCTggacaacagatgtagactaacagtgcaatgcttacttaccggtccttttccaacaatgcagagctaAAGATAAGGTCCCAAATAATCAAAATAAATGAAATAGTGACACAAGAATAAAAcaaggagtagaaaataacatggttatatacagggagtaccagtacagtaattatatacagtgcattcggaaagtattcagatcccttgacttaatctacaatttgttacgttaaagccttattctaaaatgttaaattgttttttcccctcatcaatctacacacaataccccatgatgtaaaataaaaaatatttttttagaaTTATTTGCtaatgtatataaaaaataaaaaacttaaatattacatttacataagtattcagaccctttactcagtacttgttgaagcacatttggcagcatttacagccttgagtcttcttgggtatgaggcaacaagcttggcaaacctgtatttggggagtttctctaattcttctctgcaaatcctctcaagctctgtcaggttggattagGAGCGTTGCCGCAGATCTATCTTCaagtctctctagagatgttcgatcgggttcaattccGGGTGTCTGGCTGGGCCACAAGGATATTCAaagacttttcccgaagccactcctgcgttgtcttggctgtgtgcttagggtcattgtcctgttggaaggtgaaccttcacctcagtctggcatcctgagcactctggagcaggttttcattaagggtatctctgtactttgctccattcatctttgcctcaaacctgactagtctcccagtccctgcagctgaaaaacataccAAAgcatggtgctaggtttcctccagacatgatgcttggcattcatgccaaagagttcaatcttggtttcattagaccagagaatcttgttttctcACAGGCTGTCATCTGtattttactgagaagtggcttcagcctggccactctaccataaaggcctgattggtggagtgctgcagagatggttgtccttctggaatgttctcccatctccacagaggaactctggagctctgtcagagtgatccctgaccatccctgaccaaggcccttctcccccgattgctcagtttggccgggcggccagctctaggaagtgtcttggtggttccaaactgcttccatttaagaatgatgaaggcaactgtgttcttggggaccttcaaggctgcagaaatgttttggtacccttccccaaatctgtgccttgaCGCCATCCTGTcgcagagctctatggacaaatTCTTCGACCTCATGcattagtttttgctctgacatgcacttgtcaactgtgggaccttatatagacaggtgtgtgcctttccaaataatacccaaccaattgaatttatcacaggtggagtccaatcaagttctagaaacatcaatggatggatgatcaatggaaacaggatgcagctgagctcaatttcgagtctcatagcaaagggtatttctaaaaacctgttttcactttgtcattatggggtattgtgtgtacaatAATGAGGAACATgtttaattgaatccattttagaataaggctgcaacataacaaaatgtggaaaaaggtcaagggatctgaatactttctgaatgcacggtATGTTAAAGCAGCTTTACATAGACAGGATCACAGTATTGTTTTCAATCATTAAATTAGCAATTTCAAAAATTGGTTTCTCCATTGAATCCTATGGGAAATATTGATATCAAATTCTAGGCATTTTTGTTAAAACGGCTGTCCAAACATGCAGTGGAGTTGGTGTCGAAACTATacttttacagtttttttcacagTCCATACGGTTTCCCTTCATAACGTCATAATTTGACCTGACTTATACTTATAAATGGGGCcctgagtttttcctggtcattTGAGTTTATTATATGGCTTCAAGCTCCATGCATGTTCAGCTGCTTCTCAATAAGTTGGGTCTTAGTTTCTAAATGTTCATGTGGCTTAGCTGATTCATGTCGGAAAAATCACAACTCCACCACTGTCTTTGAGAGGGAGATGCATTCCTATGGTTCAGTTTTCCCTTGAGGACAAGTCTCCCACACAGTTTGTTTCAGCTTGTAGACTTTTTTTCTGCATGGAAAGATATAAAAATAAGGAACCCCTCAGCATTAGTAAATTGGTATGGAAACCAGTGTATGCAGTTTAGGATGGGCATCTCCAATATAGCCATGGCAAAGCAAGGAGGAAGTATGTATCCCTTTGATTTTACAAGACAACATTGCATTTTGGATTGTTAGACATTATACAACGGCTGGGTCGAatcttgaatgctgattggttaaaaccgcattccagctggtgtctaATTGACAAGTTgccactggctaaatctatgacattaTAATgcctatttacagtgccttgcgaaagtattcggcccccttgaactttgcaaccttttgccacatttcaggcttcaaacataaagatataaaactgtatttttttgtgaagaatcaacaacaagtgggacacaatcatgaagtggaacgacatttattggatatttcaaacttttttaacaaatcaaaaactgaaaaattgtgcgtgcaaaattattcagcccctttacttacagtgcagcaaactctctccagaagttcagtgaggatctctgaaggatccaatgttgacctaaatgactaatgatgataaatacaatccacctgtgtgtaatcaagtctctgtataaatgcacctgcactgtgatagtctcagaggtccgttaaaagcgcagagagcatcatgaagaacaaggaacacaccaggcaggtccgagatactgttgtgaagaagtttaaagccggatttggatacaaaaagatttcccaagctttaaaaatcccaaggagcactgtgcaagcgataatattgaaatggaaggagtatcagaccactgcaaatctaccaagacctggccgtccctctaaactttcagctcatacaaggagaagactgatcagagatgcagccaagaggcccatgatcactctggatgaactgaagagatctacagctgaggtgggagactgtccgttggacaacaatcagtcgtatattgcacaaatctggcctttatggaagagtggcaagaagaaagccatttcttaaagatatccataaaaagtgtagtttaaagtttgccacaagccacctgggagacacaccaaacatgtggaagaaggtgctctggtcagatgaaaccaaaattgaactttttggcaacaatgcaaaacgttatgtttggcgtaaaagcaacacagctgaacacaccatccccactgtcaaacatggtggtggcagcatcatggtttgggcctgcttttcttcagcagggacagggaagatggttaaaattgatggaaagatggatggagccaaatacaggaccattctggatgaaaacctgatggagtctgcaaaagacctgagactgg includes the following:
- the LOC139420791 gene encoding interferon regulatory factor 1-like, with the translated sequence MPVSRMRMRPWLEEKIESNTISGLVWVDKDNKIFSIPWKHAARHGWDLNKDACLFKQWAMHTGKFIQGETKPDPKTWKANFRCAMNSLPDIEEVKDKSINRGSGAVRVYKMKNVHSKPNNKRSKANTVKKNNKGSQIKTEGMSYSETICPEDLNTNTHPQEDSMTQESIVDSTDNLDDFTFAPECSTSVEIGPDSTNNFYTSFQVSPDHPTDYEDSHQETLIEMTQLWEQGSVNDKGFLSNEVDTSESFDTAESYHSPESQWSDNSGAEIELRLYTELISGLPIIDDIHPYTDYWSLNNNTSSYPQQITCPL